A part of Aquibium oceanicum genomic DNA contains:
- the lptG gene encoding LPS export ABC transporter permease LptG — MIGWTLGRYFFRRYVVITLWFFAGISALIFIIDFTEQANRFGSLPGYSLELGILMTALRIPLILQQTVPFVALFAAMATLIALNRKYELVIARAAGVSAWQFLLPSCIGALMFGLLTIFVLNPIAAHGVARMEQIESELRSGHSNAISASSAPWLRQKTEDTETIIGARAVLDSGLTLSDAVFIQFGENGDIVMRQDARRANLTDGYWELHDVRVSVPGEKPVSVQTTRVATNLRPEFVQEKLARPEATPFLELGEKIEVAKAYGYAANAFAMQYHSLVAMPVLLVAMTLIAATVSMRFVRLGQSATLILGGILAGFLLYVVTTLVKAFGSSGIVPPVIAAWMPVVVAMFFGVTFLLYKEDG; from the coding sequence ATGATCGGCTGGACCCTCGGGCGGTACTTCTTCCGACGCTACGTGGTGATCACCCTCTGGTTCTTCGCCGGGATTTCCGCGCTCATCTTCATCATCGACTTCACGGAGCAGGCCAATCGCTTCGGGTCGCTTCCGGGTTACTCCCTCGAGTTGGGCATCCTGATGACGGCCCTGCGCATTCCACTGATCCTCCAGCAAACGGTGCCGTTCGTCGCGCTTTTTGCGGCAATGGCCACTCTTATCGCCCTCAACCGCAAATACGAACTCGTGATCGCCCGTGCCGCCGGCGTTTCGGCGTGGCAGTTCCTGCTGCCCTCCTGCATCGGCGCGCTGATGTTCGGGCTGCTGACGATCTTCGTCCTCAACCCGATTGCGGCCCATGGAGTGGCGCGGATGGAGCAGATCGAGAGCGAACTCCGCTCCGGACACTCCAACGCGATCTCGGCTTCCTCGGCGCCCTGGTTGCGGCAGAAGACGGAGGATACCGAGACCATCATCGGCGCACGCGCCGTGCTGGATTCGGGCCTGACCCTTTCGGACGCGGTCTTCATCCAGTTCGGCGAGAACGGCGACATCGTGATGCGCCAGGATGCCCGCCGGGCGAACCTGACCGATGGATACTGGGAGCTCCACGACGTGCGCGTATCAGTTCCCGGCGAAAAGCCGGTGTCGGTGCAAACCACGCGCGTTGCAACGAACCTGCGCCCGGAGTTCGTCCAGGAAAAGCTCGCCCGCCCCGAGGCGACGCCTTTCCTCGAACTTGGCGAAAAGATCGAAGTGGCGAAGGCATACGGCTACGCTGCGAATGCGTTTGCCATGCAATATCATTCACTTGTTGCGATGCCGGTGCTACTGGTCGCAATGACGCTCATCGCGGCGACGGTGTCGATGCGGTTCGTCAGACTCGGCCAATCGGCGACCCTGATTCTGGGTGGCATCCTTGCGGGCTTTCTGCTTTATGTCGTCACGACTCTGGTCAAGGCGTTCGGCAGTTCGGGGATCGTGCCGCCGGTCATCGCAGCCTGGATGCCTGTGGTCGTCGCGATGTTTTTCGGGGTGACCTTTCTGCTGTACAAGGAGGACGGTTAG
- the lptF gene encoding LPS export ABC transporter permease LptF, whose translation MKLVERYVFSRAMKVSASALAVALGIAWTTQALSRINLVTDSGQTAMTFFEVATLLLPTVVGVVMPFAVIIGVTQTLAAMNQDSELAVISASGTSRWTIVKPVLVLALLASTLSFFVDNAIEPAARQRVRDIIANANADILTSVIEEGSFRKIQDGLFVQVAERLPDGRLGGIFVADSRTKNIDLAFYAKQGEIYSEGDDRILFMRDGEVHRKTPGGDVSVIKFVSYAFDLSEFKSKSDSVFLYPKDRTLGYLLEPDPDDNIYQQVPLLYVAELHRRLTDWTYSIVFALIALAAAGDVRSHRQARIHPMVTAIAYALLVRWEGYFLADKVEDSRAFIPLLYAVLLGNSLFALYFVVTGRLLELPASWAEALGNRIAWLAAWFRRMIGWLNPLRPMEGRS comes from the coding sequence ATGAAACTCGTCGAGCGATACGTCTTCTCCCGTGCGATGAAGGTATCGGCCAGCGCTCTCGCGGTCGCGCTCGGCATAGCGTGGACCACGCAGGCGCTCAGCCGCATCAATCTCGTGACCGACAGCGGCCAGACGGCCATGACCTTCTTCGAGGTGGCGACGCTGCTGCTTCCAACCGTCGTCGGGGTCGTCATGCCCTTCGCGGTGATCATCGGCGTGACCCAGACGCTCGCCGCGATGAACCAGGATTCGGAACTCGCCGTCATCTCGGCATCGGGAACCTCGCGTTGGACCATCGTGAAACCGGTGCTCGTTCTCGCGCTTCTGGCAAGTACGCTCTCGTTCTTCGTCGACAACGCGATCGAACCCGCGGCACGCCAGCGCGTTCGCGACATCATCGCCAACGCCAATGCGGACATCCTCACCTCGGTCATCGAGGAAGGGTCGTTCCGAAAGATTCAGGACGGCCTCTTCGTCCAAGTCGCCGAGCGACTTCCAGACGGTCGTCTCGGCGGAATATTCGTGGCGGATTCGCGCACCAAGAACATCGACCTGGCCTTCTATGCCAAGCAAGGAGAAATCTACAGCGAAGGCGACGACCGGATACTCTTCATGCGCGACGGCGAAGTTCACCGCAAGACGCCGGGAGGCGATGTCTCCGTCATCAAGTTCGTGTCCTACGCGTTCGATCTCTCCGAGTTCAAGTCCAAGTCGGACAGCGTTTTCCTGTACCCCAAGGACCGAACCCTGGGATACCTGCTGGAACCCGATCCGGACGACAACATCTATCAGCAGGTCCCGCTGCTCTACGTGGCGGAATTGCATCGAAGGCTCACCGACTGGACCTACTCCATCGTTTTCGCCCTGATCGCGCTTGCCGCCGCGGGCGATGTGCGCTCGCACCGGCAGGCGCGGATTCACCCCATGGTCACGGCGATCGCCTACGCATTGCTCGTGCGGTGGGAAGGGTATTTCCTCGCCGACAAGGTTGAGGACAGCCGGGCTTTCATACCGCTCCTCTATGCCGTGCTTCTGGGAAATTCGCTCTTTGCGCTCTACTTCGTCGTCACCGGGCGCCTGCTGGAGCTTCCCGCTTCGTGGGCCGAAGCCCTGGGCAACCGGATCGCATGGCTGGCGGCGTGGTTCCGGCGCATGATCGGTTGGCTCAATCCTCTGCGTCCGATGGAGGGCAGGTCATGA
- a CDS encoding leucyl aminopeptidase gives MHKPPSIAFAKLTAAPKSGAVVLLMADKGGLGDAVGSVDPSGALTRAAGAAKFTGKMATRLEVWAPEGAQADRFCIVGAGQVDKLDEQAWIRLGGVACAMVQKAEQAALVLDLPGEAPGADAAAAFALGFLLRSYSFDKYKTKKDGKEKDEEGEAPAKIAKLTIHCADPSRAKKAFADVDAVAAGVCVARDLVNEPANILGPVEFADRAKKLEDLGVRVEILAEKEMKKLGMGALLGVAQGSPRGARLVVMHWNGGKGKDQPIAFVGKGVTFDTGGNSMKPASGMEDMKGDMGGAAAVTGLMHALAARKAKVNVIGIIGLVENAVDGHAQRPGDIVTSMSGQTIEVLNTDAEGRLVLADALWYCNDRFKPGFVIDLATLTGAIMVALGQAHAGLFSNDDALAQRLFAAGHATGEKVWRMPLGPEYDKLIESKNADMKNIGGRYGGAITAAQFLQRFIKDTPWAHLDVAGTAMGSQASDINQSWGSGFGVRLLDRLIRDHYEA, from the coding sequence ATGCACAAGCCACCATCGATTGCTTTCGCGAAGCTGACCGCCGCACCGAAGTCCGGCGCCGTCGTTCTCCTCATGGCCGATAAGGGCGGGCTGGGCGATGCAGTTGGCTCGGTCGATCCGTCCGGAGCGCTGACACGTGCGGCGGGTGCGGCCAAGTTCACGGGCAAGATGGCTACGCGGCTGGAGGTCTGGGCGCCCGAGGGAGCGCAGGCCGACCGGTTCTGCATCGTCGGCGCCGGCCAGGTCGACAAGCTGGACGAACAGGCCTGGATCAGGCTCGGCGGCGTCGCCTGCGCGATGGTGCAGAAGGCGGAACAGGCGGCACTCGTGCTGGATCTGCCGGGCGAGGCGCCCGGCGCCGATGCAGCAGCGGCCTTCGCCCTGGGGTTCCTGCTCCGCTCCTATTCCTTCGACAAGTACAAGACCAAGAAGGATGGCAAGGAAAAGGACGAAGAGGGCGAAGCCCCGGCGAAGATCGCCAAGCTGACGATCCATTGCGCCGATCCCTCGCGGGCGAAGAAGGCCTTCGCGGACGTGGATGCCGTGGCGGCCGGTGTATGTGTCGCGCGCGACCTGGTCAACGAACCGGCTAATATCCTCGGTCCCGTCGAGTTCGCGGACCGGGCGAAGAAGCTGGAGGACCTTGGCGTCAGGGTCGAGATCCTGGCCGAGAAGGAGATGAAGAAGCTCGGCATGGGCGCTCTGCTTGGCGTGGCGCAGGGATCGCCGCGCGGCGCACGCCTGGTGGTGATGCACTGGAACGGCGGCAAGGGGAAGGACCAGCCGATCGCCTTCGTGGGCAAGGGCGTCACCTTCGACACCGGTGGGAACTCGATGAAGCCCGCCTCCGGCATGGAGGACATGAAGGGCGACATGGGCGGCGCCGCTGCCGTGACCGGCCTCATGCATGCCCTTGCCGCGCGCAAGGCGAAAGTGAACGTGATCGGGATCATCGGCCTTGTCGAGAATGCCGTCGACGGGCACGCGCAGCGTCCCGGCGACATCGTCACCTCCATGTCGGGCCAGACCATCGAGGTGCTCAACACCGACGCCGAAGGCCGCCTCGTGCTGGCGGATGCGCTCTGGTACTGCAACGACCGTTTCAAGCCAGGCTTCGTCATCGACCTCGCCACGCTGACGGGCGCGATAATGGTTGCACTCGGACAGGCGCATGCCGGCCTGTTCTCCAACGACGACGCGCTCGCGCAACGGCTTTTCGCCGCGGGTCACGCCACCGGCGAGAAGGTTTGGCGCATGCCGCTCGGGCCCGAATATGACAAGCTGATCGAATCCAAGAACGCCGACATGAAGAACATCGGAGGTCGCTACGGCGGCGCGATCACGGCCGCGCAATTCCTGCAGCGCTTCATCAAGGACACGCCCTGGGCGCATCTCGACGTCGCCGGCACGGCAATGGGATCGCAGGCGAGCGACATCAATCAGTCCTGGGGATCAGGCTTCGGCGTGCGGCTGCTCGACCGGCTGATCAGGGACCACTACGAGGCGTGA
- a CDS encoding DNA polymerase III subunit chi, whose amino-acid sequence MTEILFYHLTESTLEDALPPLLERSLARDWRVVVQTGSDERRDSLDQHLWTFRDDSFVAHGTDRDPHAAEQPVLLTTGTGNPNAAAIRFIVDGARAPTLDEYQRAVFMFDGHDEAQVALARDDWRAVRSAGHQATYWQQTPDRRWERKA is encoded by the coding sequence GTGACGGAAATCCTCTTCTATCACCTGACGGAATCCACGCTCGAGGATGCGCTTCCGCCGCTCCTCGAACGTTCGCTCGCGCGCGACTGGCGGGTGGTCGTGCAGACCGGCAGTGACGAGCGCCGCGATTCGCTCGACCAGCATTTGTGGACATTCCGGGATGATTCCTTCGTCGCTCACGGCACCGATCGCGATCCACATGCCGCGGAGCAGCCCGTGCTGCTGACAACCGGCACCGGAAATCCCAATGCAGCGGCGATACGCTTCATCGTCGACGGCGCCCGTGCCCCGACCCTCGATGAATACCAGCGCGCAGTCTTCATGTTCGACGGACATGACGAAGCGCAGGTGGCGCTGGCACGCGACGACTGGCGGGCTGTGCGATCCGCCGGGCATCAGGCGACGTATTGGCAGCAGACACCGGATCGCCGGTGGGAGCGGAAGGCGTAA
- a CDS encoding crotonase/enoyl-CoA hydratase family protein, with protein MSIKAATHGEIRVVTIDRPEARNAVDPEMASQLFAEFTAFDRDPALKVAILAGIPGAFCAGFDLKRAAGGMGETWYAEHELDASFDGHDDQPRKGPMGPTRLTLSKPVIAAISGPAVAGGMELALWCDMRVMERSAYMGVYCRRWGVPLIDGGTVRLPRIVGHGRAMDLILTGRQVEAEECLAIGLANRLCDDGAALETALELAGQISRFPQACMRADRKSALEQWSLDIPHALANEWKSAETFRAEGSAGAARFASGKGRSGDFSEI; from the coding sequence ATGAGCATCAAGGCCGCGACGCATGGCGAGATCAGGGTCGTCACCATCGATCGGCCGGAAGCCCGCAATGCGGTCGATCCGGAAATGGCGTCGCAGCTGTTCGCCGAGTTCACGGCCTTCGACCGCGACCCCGCGCTCAAGGTGGCCATTCTGGCCGGCATACCGGGCGCCTTCTGCGCCGGCTTCGACCTAAAGCGGGCGGCGGGCGGAATGGGCGAGACCTGGTATGCAGAGCACGAACTCGACGCGAGCTTCGACGGACATGACGACCAGCCGCGCAAGGGTCCGATGGGACCGACCCGGCTGACGCTTTCCAAGCCCGTCATCGCCGCCATCTCCGGCCCCGCCGTCGCCGGCGGCATGGAACTCGCCCTGTGGTGCGACATGCGGGTGATGGAGCGCTCGGCCTACATGGGCGTCTACTGCCGCCGCTGGGGCGTCCCGCTGATCGACGGCGGCACCGTCAGGCTTCCCCGCATCGTCGGGCACGGGCGTGCGATGGATCTGATCCTCACGGGAAGGCAGGTCGAGGCCGAGGAGTGCCTCGCGATCGGCCTTGCCAACCGGCTCTGCGACGACGGCGCCGCGCTGGAGACCGCCCTCGAACTCGCCGGCCAGATCAGCCGGTTTCCGCAGGCGTGCATGCGCGCCGACCGAAAGTCCGCCCTCGAGCAGTGGTCGCTCGACATTCCCCATGCGCTCGCCAACGAATGGAAGAGCGCGGAAACCTTTCGGGCGGAAGGCAGCGCCGGAGCCGCGCGCTTCGCGTCCGGCAAGGGACGCTCCGGCGATTTTTCCGAGATCTAG
- a CDS encoding ABC-F family ATP-binding cassette domain-containing protein, producing the protein MITLSDISLRIAGRLLIDHASLSLPAGAKAGLVGRNGTGKTTLFRAITGELATETGTISLPKNARIGQVAQEAPGTEEALIEIVLKADKERAALLEEEKSATDANRIAEIHMRLADIDAHSAEARAATILSGLGFDEEAQKRPASSFSGGWRMRVALAAVLFSEPDLLLLDEPTNYLDLEGTLWLENYVSRYPHTVLLISHDRDLLNRAVTSIVHLDQKKLTFWRGGYDQFERQRAEQIELQEKARVKQDAQRKHLQSFVDRFRAKASKARQAQSRIKALEKMKPIAAWSDETVRPFSFPEPVKSVASPIVAIQGGAVGYEPRKPILKNLTLRIDEDDRIALLGANGNGKSTFAKLIASRLELDTGGMTIAPQLKVAMFAQHQLDDLRPEENAIEHVRRLMPDAPEAKVRARVAQMGLATEKMTTAAKDLSGGEKARLLMGLASFEGPNLFILDEPTNHLDIDSRESLIHALNDYPGAVILISHDRHLIEATADRLWLVKDGTVAPYEGDLSDYRSQITGGSADRREKREADKASKADKRREAAARRAAMEPVAKQVRATEGLIERTRKKLDGVEDELANPALYEKDPKKATRLAKERSELAAALARHEETWLELSAEYEQGIAE; encoded by the coding sequence ATGATCACGCTTTCCGACATCTCCTTGCGCATTGCCGGGCGCCTTCTCATCGACCATGCATCGTTGTCGCTGCCCGCCGGCGCGAAGGCGGGGCTCGTCGGTCGCAACGGAACGGGCAAGACGACGCTCTTTCGCGCCATCACCGGTGAACTCGCGACAGAGACCGGCACCATATCGCTGCCGAAGAATGCGCGTATCGGTCAGGTGGCGCAGGAAGCGCCGGGCACCGAGGAGGCGCTGATCGAGATCGTGCTCAAGGCGGACAAGGAGCGGGCGGCCCTTCTGGAGGAGGAGAAGTCGGCGACGGACGCGAACCGGATCGCGGAAATCCACATGCGGCTGGCCGACATCGACGCACACTCCGCCGAGGCACGCGCCGCGACGATCCTGTCCGGTCTCGGCTTCGACGAAGAAGCTCAGAAGCGTCCCGCGTCGTCCTTCTCCGGCGGCTGGCGCATGCGCGTGGCGCTCGCGGCGGTGCTGTTTTCCGAGCCCGACCTGCTGCTCCTCGACGAGCCGACCAACTATCTCGATCTCGAAGGCACGCTGTGGCTGGAGAACTACGTCTCGCGCTACCCGCACACCGTGCTCCTGATCAGCCACGACCGCGACCTGCTCAACCGCGCGGTCACCTCGATCGTCCATCTCGACCAGAAGAAGCTCACCTTCTGGCGCGGCGGCTACGACCAGTTCGAGCGCCAGCGCGCCGAGCAGATCGAGTTGCAGGAGAAGGCGCGCGTCAAGCAGGACGCGCAGCGCAAGCACCTGCAATCCTTCGTCGACCGGTTCCGCGCCAAAGCCTCCAAGGCGCGGCAGGCACAGTCGCGCATCAAGGCGCTGGAGAAGATGAAGCCGATCGCCGCGTGGAGCGACGAGACCGTGCGGCCGTTCTCCTTTCCCGAGCCGGTCAAGAGCGTGGCCTCGCCCATCGTCGCCATCCAGGGCGGCGCGGTCGGTTACGAGCCCCGCAAGCCGATCCTCAAGAACCTGACGCTGCGGATCGACGAGGACGACCGCATCGCCCTGCTCGGTGCCAACGGCAACGGCAAGTCCACCTTCGCCAAGCTGATCGCCAGCCGGCTGGAACTCGACACTGGCGGCATGACCATCGCGCCGCAATTGAAGGTCGCGATGTTCGCGCAGCATCAGCTCGACGACCTGCGCCCGGAGGAGAACGCCATCGAGCACGTGCGGCGCCTGATGCCGGACGCGCCTGAGGCCAAGGTGCGCGCGCGCGTCGCCCAGATGGGGCTTGCGACCGAAAAGATGACGACGGCGGCGAAGGACCTTTCGGGCGGCGAAAAGGCCCGGCTGCTCATGGGGCTGGCGTCGTTCGAGGGACCGAACCTCTTCATCCTCGACGAGCCGACCAACCACCTCGACATCGATAGCCGCGAATCCCTCATCCACGCGCTCAACGACTATCCGGGCGCGGTCATCCTGATCTCGCACGACCGGCACCTGATCGAGGCCACTGCCGACCGGCTGTGGCTGGTGAAGGACGGCACGGTGGCGCCCTACGAGGGCGACCTGTCCGACTATCGCAGCCAGATCACGGGCGGGTCGGCGGACAGACGCGAGAAGCGCGAGGCGGACAAGGCGTCGAAGGCCGACAAGCGCCGCGAAGCCGCCGCCCGCCGCGCTGCCATGGAGCCGGTGGCGAAGCAGGTGCGCGCGACGGAGGGGCTGATCGAGCGGACCCGAAAGAAGCTCGACGGTGTCGAGGACGAGCTTGCAAATCCGGCGCTCTACGAGAAGGATCCGAAGAAGGCGACCCGGCTCGCCAAGGAGCGGTCTGAACTCGCGGCCGCGCTGGCGCGGCACGAGGAGACATGGCTAGAACTCTCCGCCGAATACGAGCAAGGAATAGCCGAATGA
- a CDS encoding type II toxin-antitoxin system VapB family antitoxin codes for MRTNIEIDEALVRELMALTGAKTKRQVVDEALRDQLKWRKAVKDIRSLRGTVEWEGDLDAMRRDK; via the coding sequence GTGCGCACCAATATCGAAATCGATGAGGCACTCGTTCGGGAATTGATGGCTCTTACCGGGGCGAAGACGAAGAGACAGGTCGTCGACGAAGCTCTGCGTGACCAGCTCAAATGGCGCAAGGCCGTGAAGGATATCAGATCGCTTCGAGGAACCGTCGAGTGGGAAGGCGACCTCGACGCGATGCGCCGGGACAAGTGA
- a CDS encoding PIN domain nuclease, with amino-acid sequence MILADTSVWIDYFAGRETSAVARLDAAIEDREIVMGDLILVEVLQGAGSEHKLRQIARKLSPIPCVVLCGPDVAPDAAANYRALRRRGVTVRGTIDVIIATWCIRNGAQLLHNDRDFVAMEGHLSLAVWR; translated from the coding sequence GTGATCCTCGCCGATACATCCGTGTGGATCGACTATTTCGCCGGGCGCGAAACCAGTGCGGTTGCACGCCTGGACGCGGCGATCGAGGATCGTGAAATCGTGATGGGCGATCTCATCCTCGTTGAGGTGCTGCAAGGCGCAGGGAGTGAGCACAAGCTTCGCCAGATCGCTCGCAAGCTGTCTCCGATCCCCTGCGTAGTTCTCTGCGGCCCCGACGTCGCTCCTGACGCAGCGGCGAACTATCGCGCGTTACGGCGACGCGGCGTCACGGTGCGCGGCACTATCGACGTGATCATCGCTACGTGGTGCATCAGGAACGGAGCGCAACTCCTGCACAATGATCGCGATTTCGTCGCCATGGAGGGGCATCTGAGCCTGGCCGTGTGGCGCTGA
- a CDS encoding DinB family protein → MKHHFQMLAAYNGWANGRLYDAAADLTDAEFAQDVGAFFRSMMGTLNHVLVADRIWMKRFTAHGEAPRSLDAIIHPNLDPLRIAREAEDERIFGWIDGLGEAAFAGRFSYITVTDMRTVSQRLAPALAHFFNHQTHHRGQAHTILSLLGREPPSLDMIYFQRTEEGRQFA, encoded by the coding sequence ATGAAGCACCATTTTCAGATGCTCGCCGCCTATAACGGTTGGGCCAACGGGCGACTCTACGATGCAGCCGCCGACCTGACGGACGCCGAGTTCGCGCAGGACGTCGGCGCGTTCTTCCGCTCGATGATGGGCACGCTGAACCACGTCCTCGTCGCGGACCGCATCTGGATGAAGCGCTTCACCGCCCACGGCGAGGCGCCGCGGTCTCTCGACGCGATCATCCATCCCAATCTCGACCCGCTGCGTATCGCGCGCGAAGCCGAGGACGAGCGGATATTCGGCTGGATCGACGGCCTCGGCGAGGCGGCCTTCGCCGGCCGCTTCTCCTACATCACCGTCACCGACATGCGGACCGTCAGCCAGCGGCTGGCGCCCGCCCTCGCCCACTTCTTCAACCACCAGACCCACCACCGCGGCCAGGCGCACACCATCCTGTCCCTGCTCGGCCGCGAACCTCCGAGCTTGGACATGATCTACTTCCAGCGGACGGAGGAAGGTCGGCAGTTCGCGTGA
- a CDS encoding glutathione S-transferase family protein: protein MAILLYELVGADAARPFSPHCWKISMALAHKGLEYKSMPAPFTAIPRVEEGATKTVPLIRDGDRLVSDSFDIALYLEETYPDRPTLFGGDGGKAMARFVERWTQLTIHTYLGAAVLMDIHDCLDAEDKAHFRRTREQRFGKPIEEVPVGREEKLVAFRASLEPLRSTLSVQPFIGGQSPLFCDYIVFGAFQWARIVSSYQPLAEDDPIRDWFERCLHLHDGLGAKVPAAA from the coding sequence ATGGCCATTCTGCTCTACGAACTCGTCGGTGCCGACGCCGCGCGGCCGTTCAGCCCGCATTGCTGGAAGATATCGATGGCGCTGGCCCACAAGGGGCTGGAGTACAAGTCCATGCCGGCTCCTTTCACGGCCATTCCCAGGGTCGAAGAGGGCGCGACCAAGACCGTTCCGCTGATCAGGGACGGCGACCGTCTGGTGTCGGACTCCTTCGATATCGCGCTCTATCTGGAGGAGACCTATCCGGACCGGCCGACGCTCTTTGGCGGCGACGGAGGGAAGGCCATGGCGCGCTTCGTGGAGCGCTGGACCCAGCTAACGATCCATACCTATCTCGGCGCCGCGGTGCTGATGGACATCCATGACTGTCTCGATGCCGAGGACAAGGCGCATTTCCGGCGCACGCGCGAACAGCGCTTCGGCAAACCAATCGAGGAGGTGCCGGTCGGGCGCGAGGAGAAGCTGGTGGCGTTCCGGGCTTCGCTCGAGCCGCTGCGCAGTACGCTCTCCGTGCAGCCCTTCATCGGAGGTCAGTCTCCGCTGTTTTGCGATTACATCGTCTTCGGCGCCTTCCAGTGGGCGCGCATCGTCTCGTCGTACCAGCCGCTCGCGGAGGACGATCCCATCCGCGACTGGTTCGAGCGGTGTCTGCACCTGCACGACGGCCTCGGCGCGAAGGTTCCCGCGGCGGCCTGA
- the ndk gene encoding nucleoside-diphosphate kinase — protein sequence MAIERTFSMIKPDATRRNLTGAITKMLEDAGLRVVASKRVWMSLREAEGFYAVHKERPFFQELTEFMSSGPTIVQVLEGENAIAKNREVMGATNPANADEGTIRKAHALSIGENSVHGSDAPETAAQEIKYWFSDIEIVG from the coding sequence ATGGCGATCGAACGCACCTTTTCGATGATCAAGCCCGATGCCACGAGGCGCAACCTCACCGGCGCGATCACCAAGATGCTCGAGGATGCGGGCCTGCGCGTCGTCGCGTCCAAGCGCGTGTGGATGAGCCTGCGCGAGGCCGAGGGCTTCTATGCGGTGCACAAGGAACGGCCGTTCTTCCAGGAGCTCACGGAATTCATGTCCTCCGGCCCTACGATCGTCCAGGTGCTCGAGGGCGAGAACGCCATCGCAAAGAACCGCGAAGTGATGGGCGCGACCAACCCGGCGAACGCTGACGAAGGCACGATCCGCAAGGCGCATGCGCTGTCGATCGGCGAGAACTCGGTGCACGGCTCTGACGCCCCCGAGACCGCCGCGCAGGAGATCAAGTACTGGTTCTCCGACATCGAGATCGTCGGCTGA
- a CDS encoding molybdenum cofactor biosynthesis protein MoaE, with amino-acid sequence MPDAPVTPVVRIQAEEFDLAAEAAALSRDRRDVGAVVTFSGICRDDAGTLAALELEHYPGMAEAEIMRIARQAAERWPLTGLTAIHRHGRIAPGENIVLVVAASAHRQAAFEAASFLMDFLKTRAPFWKKEHRRDGTEGGWVEARDADDHAASRWASGDQPAEIKS; translated from the coding sequence GTGCCGGACGCACCCGTGACACCGGTGGTGCGCATCCAGGCGGAGGAATTCGACCTCGCCGCCGAGGCGGCCGCCCTGTCTCGCGATCGCCGGGACGTCGGCGCGGTTGTCACCTTCTCCGGCATCTGCCGCGACGACGCGGGCACCCTCGCCGCGCTCGAACTGGAGCACTATCCCGGCATGGCGGAAGCGGAAATCATGCGCATCGCCCGCCAGGCCGCGGAGCGGTGGCCCCTGACCGGCCTCACCGCCATCCACCGTCATGGCAGGATCGCGCCGGGCGAGAACATCGTGCTCGTCGTCGCCGCTTCGGCCCACCGGCAGGCGGCGTTCGAGGCCGCCTCGTTCCTGATGGATTTCCTCAAGACCCGCGCGCCCTTCTGGAAGAAGGAACACCGCCGCGACGGGACAGAAGGCGGATGGGTCGAGGCACGCGATGCCGACGACCACGCCGCGTCGCGCTGGGCGTCAGGGGATCAGCCGGCGGAAATCAAGTCCTAG
- the moaD gene encoding molybdopterin converting factor subunit 1, producing the protein MKLIYFAWVRERIGLSEEEVTLPPDVATVKDLLRWLKARGEGYEHALQHPDVIRVAIDQEHVDHRETITGASEIALFPPMTGG; encoded by the coding sequence ATGAAACTGATCTATTTCGCCTGGGTGCGCGAACGCATCGGCCTCTCGGAGGAAGAGGTCACGCTGCCGCCGGACGTCGCCACCGTGAAGGACCTGCTGCGATGGCTGAAGGCGCGCGGCGAGGGCTACGAGCACGCCTTACAGCACCCGGACGTGATCCGCGTTGCGATCGACCAAGAACATGTCGACCATCGCGAAACGATCACCGGCGCCTCGGAGATCGCGCTGTTCCCGCCCATGACCGGAGGATGA